One Novosphingobium sp. 9U genomic window, GAGCTCGTCACCCACCTGCATGACGCCGGGAAACGCGAAATCCGTCGCGCCCACGACCACCGCCTTCAGCCCCGTCCTGCGGGTGACCTGCGAAGCGGCTCCGAGCGCCAGCTGGCTCATCAGCCAGCCGCCGAACACGCCGCCGTACGGATTGAGGTCCGTCGGCATCGCCGTCACACGGATGACGAGGTCGCCGGCTGGCTCCATCCTCAGGCCACCATGCTCAGCGGGTTCTCGACGTATTCCTTGAACGCCGTCATCAACTGCGCACCGCTGGCGCCGTCGACGGCGCGGTGGTCGAAGCTGCCGGTCGCGGTCATAATCGTGGCGACGCCGAGCTGGCCGTCGGGCATGACCCACGGCCGCTTCTCGCCCGCGCCGATCGCCAGGATCGTCGACTGGGGCGGGTTGATCACGGCGGTGAAGTGCTTGATGCCCATCATACCCATGTTGGAGATCGAGGCAGTGCCGCCCTGATACTCCTCGGGCTTCAGCTTGCCTTCCTGCGCGCGCTTGCCAAGGTCCTTCATCGCCTTGGCGATCTCGGAGAACGAGCGGCCGTTGGCATCCGAGACGATCGGGGTGATCAGACCATTGGGGATCGAGACCGCCACCGAAACGTCGGCGCGCGCGTACTTGATCATCTCGTTCCCGGCGAAAGTCACGTTGCACTCGGGCACGTCGATCAGCGCCTTGCCGAGCGCCTTTATCAGCATGTCGTTGACCGAGACCTTCACGCCCTGCTTCTCCAGCGCGGCGTTAAGTTCAGAGCGCATCGCCATCAGCTTGTCGAGGCTGATGTCCACGGTCAGATAGATATGCGGCGCCTGCTGCATGGACTGAGCGAGGCGGCGCGCGATGGTCTTGCGCATGCCCGTCAGCTTCTCGACGCTGTGCGGAATGCGCGCATCGAGCAGGGCGCGAGTGTCGTCCGCCATCTCGACGGTCGCAGGCGCCGGTGCCGGCGCGGCGGTGTCATTGGCGGGTGCCGGCGCTGCCGTAGCGGCCTTGGGCTTCGCCGAGCCCGGCTGCGCTGCCTCGATGTCGGCCTTGATGATGCGGCCGTGAGGGCCCGAGCCGGTCAGGCCATCGATGTCGACGCCCTTGGCGGTGGCGAGCCGGCGGGCGAGCGGGGAAGCGGCGATACGGCCCTCCTTGGGTTCGGATGATGCGGCAGGTGCAGCTGCAGCTGCAGGTGCCGGCGTCGGAGCAGGAGCCGGCGTCTCGGCCTTCTGCTGCGAAGGTGCGGGCTTCGACTCTTCCTTGGGCGCCTCTGCCTGAGGCGTCTCGGGCTTCGGTTCGGCCGGGGCTTCCGCTGCCTCGGAGGCATCCTCGTCTTCGCCCGAAAGCGTGGCGATCACGGTCCCGACCTTCACGCCTTCGCTGCCTTCGGGGATCAGAATCTTGCCGATCGTGCCTTCATCGACCGCCTCGAACTCCATCGTCGCCTTGTCGGTCTCGATCTCGGCCATGATATCGCCGGACGCGACCGTGTCGCCTTCCTTCACGAGCCACTTGGCCAGCTTGCCCTCTTCCATCGTCGGGGACAGGGCGGGCATCTTGATCTCGATCGGCATGGGGGCGAGCACTTCCTCTTGGCGACGTGTCTGGCTGAGCCCGTCCTTGGACAAATTGACCGCGAGGGGCAAGCCGCCAATCGCCCATCGGGCCGCCGAAAGGCTCGCTTGCGCGCCAGGCGAAACAATCCGATACGCAAGAGCCGCAGGAGGAGAGTTCGATGCGCGTCTATCTCGTCATCGTCGACGAGTCCGAAGAGGCTTTGGTCGCGCTACGCTACGCCGCGCGCCGCGCCGCGCAGACCGATGGTGTCGTCCACCTGCTCGCCCTCGTGCCGCCGCAGCCGTTCAATGCCTTTGCCGGGGTGCAGGCGACGATCGAAGAGGAAGCGCGCTCCCGCGCCGAGACGCTGGTGACGGCAGCCGCAGGCAACCTGCTCTCGCAAGGCGGCAAGATGCCCGCCATCGCCGTGCGCATGGGTGAGGATACCAAGGTTGTGCGCGAATACCTCGCCGAGCATCCGGAGGTCTCCGCGCTGGTGCTGGCGACGGCCAAGGATGGTGGGCCTGGGCCGCTGGTAGCGCACTTCACCAGCCTGGGCACGCGGATGCCCTGCCCGGTGTTCGTGATCCCCGGACACTTGGACGAGGGTGAGATTGACCGGTTGAGCTGAGCTGGTCGGCTCACGTCATCCCGGGCGCGACCCGGGACCGGTTTCGGCAGATCGCGACCTCACGTGCTCCGCTGAGCACGGGCGCTACGACGTCAGCGCGTGAGATGCCGCAACTGGATCGAGGTCAAGTCCGGGTCGACGCGATGCCTAACGCTTCTTTTTGCCCTGGTGCCGGATGTTCGATGGCCGACCGCGCTTCCCGACGAGGTGCTTGCCGCGCGGCTTGGACGGCAGCGGCTTGCCCCGAGGCTCAACGCCGCTCGAGCCGCCTTCGACAAGTTCGAACTTCAGCGCGCCGGTTAGCGGATTGGCTTCGGCCAGCTTGAGGGGCAAACGGTCGCCGCTGGCGTACTTCGTGCCGCTCTGCTCGCCCACCAGCACTTGCGCGCGCTCATCGTAGTGGAACCGCTCGTCGCCGAGCGTCGAGACGGGCACGAGACCATCGCCACCCAAGCCGATGATGGTGGCGAAAAAGCCGAACTTCTGCACGCCGGTGATCCGCGTCGGGAACGTCTCGCCCACCCTGCTCGACAGCCAGGCGGCGACATAGCGGTCGATCGTTTCGCGCTCCGCTTCCATGGCGCGGCGCTCGGCCTTGCTGATCGCATCGCTGACGCGGCTGAGATCGTCGCGGTCGCGATCGGACAGCCCTGAGGTCTTCGGCAGGTCGGCCTTCGGCGCAGGCTGCTCCAACCCGTAGGCATCGACCAGCGCTCGGTGCACCAGCAAGTCGGCATAGCGCCGGATCGGCGACGTGAAGTGCGCGTAGGAACCCAGCGAGAGGCCGAAGTGCCCGGCATTGCGCGGACCATAGTAGGCCTGCGTCTGGCTGCGCAGCACCGCCTCCATAACCAGCGCCTTCTCGCTCTCGTCCGCCACGTCCTTGAGCATGCGGTTGAAGAGGCCCGGTGTGATCACTTGGCCAAGCGCTAGTTTGCGGTCGAAGGTGGCGAGGTAATCCTTGAGCGCGATCAGCTTCTCGCGGCTTGGCGGTTCGTGCACGCGATAGACCACGGGCGCGACCTTCGCCTCCAGCGCCTTCGCTGCAGCGACGTTGGCCGCGATCATGAAGTCCTCGACGACGCGGTGAGCATCGAGCCGCTCGCGCACCGCAATTTCGGCGATGCGGCCTTGCTGGTCGAGCATAACGCGGCGCTCGGGCAGTTCCAGTTCCAACGGATCGCGATCGGCGCGCGCGGTGGCGAGCGCCTTCCAGGCCGACCAGAGGTTCTGCAGGACCTCCAGCGCAACCTCACCATCGGCAGCGCTCTCGTCGATACGCCGCTGTGCCTCCTCGTAGGCGATTACTTCCGCGATCCGCACCAGCGCGCGGGTGAAGCGCCACTCCGTCACCTTCCCGCGCCCGTCTATGCGCATGTGGCAGGCCATCGCGGCACGGTCCTCGCCCGAACGGAGCGAGCAGACATCGGCGCTCAGCACCTCGGGCAGCATCGGCACCACGCGATCGGGGAAGTAGACCGAGTTGCCCCGCTTCCTGGCCTCGCGATCGGTCCCGCTGCCCGGGCGGACGTAGAACGACACGTCGGCGATCGCCACCAGCGCGCGGAAGCCACCCTCGCCGTCTGGCTCGGCCCAGATCGCATCGTCGTGGTCGCGCGCGTCACTGGGATCGATCGCGACGATCGGCAGATGCCGCAAGTCCTCGCGATGCTCGGGGCTGAGCGGCAGCTTGGCGGCACGCTCGGCCTCGTCCAGCATCTCCTGCGAGAATACGTTGGGAATGCCGTGCTTGTGGATCGCAATCAGGCTGAACGCCCGCGGCGCCAGCGGCTCACCCAGCACTTGCGTGACCTTCAGCCCCGAGCGCATCGAGCGGCCCGCAGGCTCGGCCAGAACCAGCTCGCCCTTCTCCGCCCCGCCGAGGTCAGAGATCGGCATGGCATTGCGGATGCGCTTGTCGACCGGCGCGAGCCAGCCCTTGCCGGCCGCATCGATCTCCACGACGCCGAGCACCTGTTCCTCACGCGCCGCGATCTTCTTCATCGGATAGCCGCGCCAGTGGCCGTTGCTTTCCTCGGTGCGCGCCAGCACGCGATCGCCCTTCTTGAGCGCGGGCGCACGCTGGCTCTTCGGTCCACCCGGGCCCTTCTCGATCAGCCGGATGCGCGGCGGCGGCGTGGCGTCGTCGGGCTGCCAGCTGTCGGGCACGGCAATCGCCTCGCCATCGTCGATGTCGATGACCCGCAGCACCGTCACCTTGGGCACCCCGCCCATGCGGTGATAGGCAGTTCGCTTGCCGTCGATCAGGCCTTCCTCGGCCATGTCCTTCAGCAGTGCCTTGAGCTGGATCTTCTCCTGCCCTTGCAAGCCAAAAGCGCGGCTGATCTCGCGCTTGCCCGCAGGCTCGCTCGACTCCTGGATGAAGTCGAGGATCTGCTGACGGGACGGAAGGCCGGGGGCGCGCTTTGCTGGCATCCCCAGCATCTAGGCGGCGCGGGGCCCCGCGGCAATGGCAGTGCCGTTATTGGCCGAGCGGCACGAAAGCACCGCCGGGCACCGCCGCGGCGATCGGGCTTTGCGCGCCGCCGTCCGCCACGGCGCTGACGCCGAACAGCCAATCGTCGCCGCGCACGCCGGTGAGGCTCACCTTGGTGTCGGCAACGCCCGCACGCACCGGCTTGGCCTCCCACTCGGTCGCGTCGGTGCGCCGCTGCCAGACGTTGTAGCTGCGCGCGCCGGGCACCGCCTGCCAGGAGATGTCCGAGTTGGTGGAGAGCGCCGCCTCCACCTTGGGCGCGGGCGGCATCGGCGCTGCGGCAATCGCGGCCAGCGCCGCGATGTTGAGGCGTGTCACCTTGGCGAGGTACGGAAAATCCATCTCGTCGATCGTGTCACCGAATTTGGTGCCGTTTTCGGTGCGCAAGTCCTGGTGCTGGTGATCGTAGTCCTCGATCGCCACGGAGAAGCGGATCGCCGGGTAGCCTTTCTCCAGATAGGGCAAGTGGTCGCCGCCGCGCCCCATGCGGTCCGAGCGCCAGACCTGCCGCACCTCGAGACCCGGCTGCGCCAGGCCCGCAACGTAGCGCGAGAGGTTGCGGCTGGGGCTATCGTTCTCGCCGCCGAAGCGACGAGCATCGGCGCGGGTCTTGTCGGTCGCATCGGCGCGCGGCCCTTCGGAGAACACGCGCACGTGGGTGTCGTCGACCAATCCGTCCGAGCCGTGGGTGCCGCCGACGATGTCGTTGTTGAGGACGGCTTTGACCTTCCAGCCCTGCTTGGTCGCATAGTCGGCCAGCAGCTTGCCGCCGTAGAGCCCCTGCTCCTCACCAGAGAGCACGGCGTAGACGATGGTGGTCGGGAACTTGCGCTTGGACAGCATGCGCGCTGCCTCCAGCACCAGCGACACGCCTGAGCCGTCGTCGTTAGCACCCGGCGCATCCTTGGTCGCGTCCATGACACCGCTGACGCGGCTGTCGATATGGCCCTGCACGATCACAACCTCGTCGGGGCGCTCGCTACCGCGCTGGATCGCAATGACGTCGGCCAAGCGCACGGGCGTGGGGATGCGTGTGCCGCTGACTGTGGTCTCGGGCCGCGCGATCGTCAGGCAGCCGCCGCACGCCTTGGCAGAGCGGCGGAACTCGCCCTCCGCCCAGTTCAGCGCCGCGCCGATGCCGCGCTTGGGATCGGTCTGTGAGGATAGCGTGTGGCGCGTGCCGAAGCTGACCAGCTTTTCGATGTCGGCATGCTGGCGCGCTTCGGAGACCTGAGCCTCCTGCGCCAGGGCTGGGGTGGTGAGAAGCGCGCCGGCGACGAAGGGAATCAGGGACTTGTGCATGCCCGCAGGTTTGCCGCGTCCGCTTCCGAACGCAAGGGCGCTGAAGGACTACGTCGACCCGGGCTCGCCTCGGGTCGACGATACTTAATAAGACCGCGCCACGTAGATCCGCTCCACCGCGGGCTCGCTGGTGAACACGCACGCCCCGCTCACCGCCTCGCCGCCGAGTGGCGTGTTGCGGATCGTCAGCTTGAGTGCCTTCAACCG contains:
- a CDS encoding acyl-CoA thioesterase, with protein sequence MEPAGDLVIRVTAMPTDLNPYGGVFGGWLMSQLALGAASQVTRRTGLKAVVVGATDFAFPGVMQVGDELNVYAEIARKGRTSMTIQTRGFGRARASEDQVEVANGTFTFVVLDANDRPCPLDALSQVA
- a CDS encoding pyruvate dehydrogenase complex dihydrolipoamide acetyltransferase, whose product is MPIEIKMPALSPTMEEGKLAKWLVKEGDTVASGDIMAEIETDKATMEFEAVDEGTIGKILIPEGSEGVKVGTVIATLSGEDEDASEAAEAPAEPKPETPQAEAPKEESKPAPSQQKAETPAPAPTPAPAAAAAPAASSEPKEGRIAASPLARRLATAKGVDIDGLTGSGPHGRIIKADIEAAQPGSAKPKAATAAPAPANDTAAPAPAPATVEMADDTRALLDARIPHSVEKLTGMRKTIARRLAQSMQQAPHIYLTVDISLDKLMAMRSELNAALEKQGVKVSVNDMLIKALGKALIDVPECNVTFAGNEMIKYARADVSVAVSIPNGLITPIVSDANGRSFSEIAKAMKDLGKRAQEGKLKPEEYQGGTASISNMGMMGIKHFTAVINPPQSTILAIGAGEKRPWVMPDGQLGVATIMTATGSFDHRAVDGASGAQLMTAFKEYVENPLSMVA
- a CDS encoding universal stress protein → MRVYLVIVDESEEALVALRYAARRAAQTDGVVHLLALVPPQPFNAFAGVQATIEEEARSRAETLVTAAAGNLLSQGGKMPAIAVRMGEDTKVVREYLAEHPEVSALVLATAKDGGPGPLVAHFTSLGTRMPCPVFVIPGHLDEGEIDRLS
- the rnr gene encoding ribonuclease R, whose protein sequence is MPAKRAPGLPSRQQILDFIQESSEPAGKREISRAFGLQGQEKIQLKALLKDMAEEGLIDGKRTAYHRMGGVPKVTVLRVIDIDDGEAIAVPDSWQPDDATPPPRIRLIEKGPGGPKSQRAPALKKGDRVLARTEESNGHWRGYPMKKIAAREEQVLGVVEIDAAGKGWLAPVDKRIRNAMPISDLGGAEKGELVLAEPAGRSMRSGLKVTQVLGEPLAPRAFSLIAIHKHGIPNVFSQEMLDEAERAAKLPLSPEHREDLRHLPIVAIDPSDARDHDDAIWAEPDGEGGFRALVAIADVSFYVRPGSGTDREARKRGNSVYFPDRVVPMLPEVLSADVCSLRSGEDRAAMACHMRIDGRGKVTEWRFTRALVRIAEVIAYEEAQRRIDESAADGEVALEVLQNLWSAWKALATARADRDPLELELPERRVMLDQQGRIAEIAVRERLDAHRVVEDFMIAANVAAAKALEAKVAPVVYRVHEPPSREKLIALKDYLATFDRKLALGQVITPGLFNRMLKDVADESEKALVMEAVLRSQTQAYYGPRNAGHFGLSLGSYAHFTSPIRRYADLLVHRALVDAYGLEQPAPKADLPKTSGLSDRDRDDLSRVSDAISKAERRAMEAERETIDRYVAAWLSSRVGETFPTRITGVQKFGFFATIIGLGGDGLVPVSTLGDERFHYDERAQVLVGEQSGTKYASGDRLPLKLAEANPLTGALKFELVEGGSSGVEPRGKPLPSKPRGKHLVGKRGRPSNIRHQGKKKR
- a CDS encoding M20/M25/M40 family metallo-hydrolase; amino-acid sequence: MHKSLIPFVAGALLTTPALAQEAQVSEARQHADIEKLVSFGTRHTLSSQTDPKRGIGAALNWAEGEFRRSAKACGGCLTIARPETTVSGTRIPTPVRLADVIAIQRGSERPDEVVIVQGHIDSRVSGVMDATKDAPGANDDGSGVSLVLEAARMLSKRKFPTTIVYAVLSGEEQGLYGGKLLADYATKQGWKVKAVLNNDIVGGTHGSDGLVDDTHVRVFSEGPRADATDKTRADARRFGGENDSPSRNLSRYVAGLAQPGLEVRQVWRSDRMGRGGDHLPYLEKGYPAIRFSVAIEDYDHQHQDLRTENGTKFGDTIDEMDFPYLAKVTRLNIAALAAIAAAPMPPAPKVEAALSTNSDISWQAVPGARSYNVWQRRTDATEWEAKPVRAGVADTKVSLTGVRGDDWLFGVSAVADGGAQSPIAAAVPGGAFVPLGQ